A segment of the Ipomoea triloba cultivar NCNSP0323 chromosome 1, ASM357664v1 genome:
TTACTCTCTTATCTTTTATAGTCCACTACTTCGTGCATACTATCTTGCTCATTTTGCTGTTATTAGTTGAGTACACAACACGTGCTCCCCGTGGCGTTGAAATATATCGATGATTAGACCGACATTTTAAGCCGTACAAGATAGAATGAAAGTTATACCTATTGTATTATaagaattaatcaaattatattttttcataaattataatgcgtaataagaaattaaaaccaTGCTATGAAAATCTACCATAAATACTAGTTGTTGAGCTCCACTATTTCACGTCATTCATTAAaacaccctctctctctctccctgtCATGGTCATTGCTGCGCTGGGTGCttcagaagaagaagaacagaaACTCCGGGTGGGTGTATAGCAGTCTCTATATAATTGACGTAAGTtttatgtttgtttgttaatgttaaGGTAATTGTTGTTCAATCTCTTTAACAATCCTATCTAGAATGGGTACATATTAACAACATGAAAGTACTATATATACCAAAGGTGGTGTTGAGATAGCTGAATTGATCGACATTTTAAGCCGTAGAAGATACGATGAATGCACTAGGTTGTtaatgttgagcatatatatataatatataaacatcaaTCTGGAGtctaattatcaatttaaatttttagttgagttAAATCATATCAttcagccaaagaccttgtggttaagcGGGCACCGGTGTACACACTCATGTGCCCAGAGTcaataaaactcaaaaaaaaataaaaatcatatcatTCACTCAACATTCGTTAGTATATTTCTATTAACTGAGATAAGTATATCAAATGGTTGTAATTGTTAAatagatttaaaataaataattttgaagtCATGGATTCAAATCTTTGCATATCCTACCATTTTATTAacttcatcaaaaaaaaaaaaaaaaagttggggCCCTACCAACGTTGGGCCCGGGGGTGTCCATCTCGCACGTCCTCAAGACCGGCCCTACTTATATGCACCTAGCGCTacaaaatcacacaccttaaagCTTTACAATTAAGCACCTTAAGTTTTCAAGCGTAAAACTgatatgcaccttaagtattgAAATGGCACACCTAAAGCTTTCAACAAATatgtaaaattatcataatgtcATCCcgttttttaaatttatgttcatTATGGGCAATTCATTTATTTCGATGACCTTTGAATAAATGGCACAGATTTAACCGTACAACTGCACGAGACACACCCAATTGCACGAGAACCCAATTTTGatatacgtgtgtgtgtgtgaaagagagagagagagagagatgtaatgtggcaaaattagataataataataatataatataataatactataaaaacaaaatgtccatcatcattattagtattattatattaaaatgttataaaatattttacaataataataataataataataataattctgtTATCAAAAATTGTACAACTAAAAATTAAgaatgataaatttaaaaatatcttatCAACATACAACTATACaggcaagaaattaaaatatacaatttattaatacgagttaataccatctaaggtcctccgagtattGTGATTtagccacgtttagtcctaaactttcaaattaccAATAGTGGTCCtttaactttcaaattattactatctgttatccaagttaaccacccaagttccttcaactatcaaattttaaccacatAGTCctttaactatcaaattttaaccaccaATGGTCCTTACAAGAGGACGATGGATGGtctaattttgaaaattgaaggaccatgggtgaTAAGTTATAccacggatggtaacaatttgaaagtcgaaggattATAGGTggtaatttgaaagtttaggactaaacgtagCTAAACCGttatactcggaggaccccaTACGGcattaactcttattaatacatatacttacaacaacatattttgtatttcCATTAACCTTAATAATATTTCCTACTGCAGatgaatttcaatttaatttggaGCCATATCCCCATATAGCCCAAAAGTTAATATTAGCCCATTTGACAATATTCCTCTTCCTCATAGAATTGCATTACGTTACGTGAGTTCTTCAACTGGGTTTCTATCAGTAGACTCCAACGATTAAGAAGAAATTTGAATCAGACCCACCAATTATTTTAGACGCATTGTTCCacacaaataatttttcatatattatcaaataatgtacttttaatatattaaaaatgtattttgtacttatagttcacacaaatgtgtgaatcatggtccatggaataacGATTTcacgacaaattattgtgtggaccatatatAGGGCTGTCAAAGTTGGTCGAAGCCCGCGGTGGGACGggttagggtcatgaaaaaatAGGCCCGCAAAAATGCGGGCCTATTGGAGCGGGTCGGCCCCCCGGCCAAATACCtattttgtgtgtatatatatatatatatataattaaatatcctCAAATTAACAACCCTAAACATATCACACACTCACAGTACTAgtactaatatataatttaatacgctatatattatgattattacACTATATATTATCATTAATAGTTTAGTACTGTGATAGGTGTAGGGTATTAGTACTAAGATAGGTTTAGGATTGTTAATCTaggattatttaattatttaatatttatataattatatgtaattatatatatatatatatatatttatttatttatttatttatttatatgtcattcttgtcatttttatagttttttacataatttaacatgaaagtaaaaaaaaaaaaaaaaaaaaaaaaaaaaaaaaaacctgcgGGGCCGATTAGGGTTATATGAATCCTAGACCGCAGGCCTAACGGGCTGGCCCGCAAAAGCCCGCTAAGAGTTAGGCCCGCAGTGGGGCAAGCTGGTCCGCTTTGACAGTGCTAACCATATAGCTGTGTGATCATGAAtgcaatattcatttttaatatactaaaagcaCATTATATtagtattgaatgtacatttttaatatagaaCAGAAGCATGGATAATTTGAGCAGTGAAAGTGAAAGGTTGCTTGCTTCCCATGAAGTAGAGAAGACAGGAAATGATCTGAAAGGCAGAGTATACGACGAATCCAAGAAGATATGGGTGGTTGCCTTACCCAGTATACTCGCAAGAGTCTCTTCATTCGGAAGCTTAGTGGTCACACAGTCATTCGTTGGCCATATCAGTGAGGCTGATTTTGCTGGTTATGCACTTATTCAAATTCTGGCCGTCCGCTTTATCAACGGAATATTGGTAATAATCACAATGTTATAAGTTTAACTCTAAGCCAGAACATTCTATTGatctttttggtttgagtcgATTTATTGCAGATAGGAATGTCGAGTGCAACAGAAACTCTATGTGGGCAAGCATATGGAGCTGGGCATTATCATATGATGGGCATTTATTTGCAGAGATCATGGGTTGTGGAGTTAATCATACTCACACTCTTGCAACCCTTCTTCATCTTTGCCACCCCAATCTTCAAACTTCTTGGACAGGAAGACTCTATTGCAACCTCTGCTGGATATATCTCTCTATGGTTCATCCCTGTCAACTACAGCTTCATATTTAGCTGGACCATCCAGATGTATCTACAAGCACAGCAAAAGAACATGATTATTGCCTGGCTATCCATAGCTCAATTCATCATCCACATTCCATTGTCTTGGCTGCTAGTTTACAAGCTGGAGTTTGGGGTTCCAGGTGCAATGGTAGGTATTCTCATATCGTCCTGGTTTATTGTTATCGGCGAGTTTGTGTACATACTTGGAGGCTGGTGCCCAAACACATGGAAAGGATTTACAATGGCTGCCTTCAAAGATATATTCCCTGTTGTGAAGCTCTCCATATCATCAGGACTTATGCTTTGGTATATATCTGCCCTTAACTCCTATTTCTTAGCTTAACTTCACAAATGTCACTTACAATCATAATTTTGTTCTAGTTTGGAGATATGGTACAATGCCATATTGGTCTTACTGGCTGGATATATGCAGAATGCAGAG
Coding sequences within it:
- the LOC116001466 gene encoding protein DETOXIFICATION 25-like isoform X1; protein product: MVIAALGASEEEEQKLRNRSMDNLSSESERLLASHEVEKTGNDLKGRVYDESKKIWVVALPSILARVSSFGSLVVTQSFVGHISEADFAGYALIQILAVRFINGILIGMSSATETLCGQAYGAGHYHMMGIYLQRSWVVELIILTLLQPFFIFATPIFKLLGQEDSIATSAGYISLWFIPVNYSFIFSWTIQMYLQAQQKNMIIAWLSIAQFIIHIPLSWLLVYKLEFGVPGAMVGILISSWFIVIGEFVYILGGWCPNTWKGFTMAAFKDIFPVVKLSISSGLMLCLEIWYNAILVLLAGYMQNAEVAISAFSICLNVNAWEFMISLGFLGAACVRVANELGRGDAKATKFSIKVTLTTSVLIGLFFWALCLAFGNQIGYLFTNEKEVADAVADLSVLNAFSILLNSIYPVLSGVAVGAGLQSAVAVINLVCFYVIGIPIGALLGYVANLQVKGIWVGMICGVVTETLALCYMIWRTEWDSEVTKAQKRLQRFYLTSEHSNQLLS
- the LOC116001466 gene encoding protein DETOXIFICATION 24-like isoform X2, which produces MDNLSSESERLLASHEVEKTGNDLKGRVYDESKKIWVVALPSILARVSSFGSLVVTQSFVGHISEADFAGYALIQILAVRFINGILIGMSSATETLCGQAYGAGHYHMMGIYLQRSWVVELIILTLLQPFFIFATPIFKLLGQEDSIATSAGYISLWFIPVNYSFIFSWTIQMYLQAQQKNMIIAWLSIAQFIIHIPLSWLLVYKLEFGVPGAMVGILISSWFIVIGEFVYILGGWCPNTWKGFTMAAFKDIFPVVKLSISSGLMLCLEIWYNAILVLLAGYMQNAEVAISAFSICLNVNAWEFMISLGFLGAACVRVANELGRGDAKATKFSIKVTLTTSVLIGLFFWALCLAFGNQIGYLFTNEKEVADAVADLSVLNAFSILLNSIYPVLSGVAVGAGLQSAVAVINLVCFYVIGIPIGALLGYVANLQVKGIWVGMICGVVTETLALCYMIWRTEWDSEVTKAQKRLQRFYLTSEHSNQLLS